The proteins below come from a single Procambarus clarkii isolate CNS0578487 chromosome 54, FALCON_Pclarkii_2.0, whole genome shotgun sequence genomic window:
- the LOC138352691 gene encoding piggyBac transposable element-derived protein 4-like encodes MIMKHSEKHVIQEYWSKDSLVPSPVFNRYMSRDRFLLLLRFLHFENNENENRHDRLWKVRKVFSDMRGKFCDYFVLGQNVVIDESLVLFKGRLAFKHYIPSERHRFGLKIFVLCVCETGIVMDMILYSGTDVNIQAQEPHGFSGSVVKTLMERLLNKGHILFTDNYYTSPLLTGFLLDNNTGVYGTVKVHRREMLVFGIVGDCQLRKCDKMLSVRWRDKREIMKDHIAGPELTVPSNVAMQWAESTSQSVSDPLAGLSGKNSSSGQ; translated from the exons ATGATAATGAAACACTCTGAGAAGCACGTCATCCAGgaatattggagcaaagacagccttgttccatcccccgtgttcaacaggtacatgtcacgtgataggttcctgctgcttctcaggtttctgcactttgaaaacaatgaaaatgaGAACAGACACGACAGACTTTGGAAGGTGCGGAAGGTTTTTAGTGATATGAGAGGCAAGTTCTGTGACTATTTTGTACTAGGACAGAATGTGGTGATTGATGAATCGCTAGTCCTCTTCAAGGGACGACTTGCATTCAAGCATTACATCCCATCAGAGCGGCACCGGTTTGGACTAAAGATTTTCGTGCTCTGCGTCTGCGAAACTGGTATCGTCATGGACATGATACTGTATTCAGGTACAGACGTAAACATACAAGCACAAGAGCCACACGGGTTTTCCGGCAGTGTTGTCAAAACCCTCATGGAACggttgctgaacaaggggcatataCTGTTCACTGACAACTACTATACCAGCCCCTTGTTGACTGGATTCCTCCTTGACAACAACACCGGCGTATATGGCACTGTGAAAGTCCACAGGAGGGAAATGCTAGTGTTTGGTATAg TGGGTGATTGCCAGCTGCGAAAGTGTGACAAGATGTTATCAGTGCGGTGGAGGGACAAACGAGAG ATCATGAAAGATCATATAGCTGGgcctgagttaactgttcctagtaatgttgctatgcagtgggCAGAATCTACTTCTCAA TCGGTCAGCGATCCACTGGCTGGTCtttctggtaaaaacagttcttccggccagtaa
- the LOC123752521 gene encoding uncharacterized protein, protein MMALALLFLGYIAQIQGQAYQPYGTHAPLPVVTPTTSTVTTETTLTHTLRETTTSDVWVTEQTAITLTVTQTTTQWEFVPQQPQTVTSVIRVTSTPVVLVTATVGVYPVSTMVSVYSQFVTTTDTVKYWQTITHVAVTHEIQTVPVVSTQELVQDIVTTITQIVTTTVTSTTAGYYA, encoded by the exons ATGATGGCACTTGCTCTACTCTTCCTTGGTTATATCGCCCAG ATCCAGGGTCAGGCGTACCAACCTTACGGCACCCATGCGCCCCTGCCAGTCGTCACCCCCACAACCTCCACCGTCACCACTGAG ACtaccctgacccacactctgcgggAGACTacaacctctgacgtctgggttaCTGAGCAGACGGCGATCACCCTGACAGTCACCCAGACAACCACCCAATGGGAGTTTGTTCCCCAGCAGCCACAGACGGTGACCTCTGTGATAAGGGTCACTTCCACaccggtggtgttggtgacggctacGGTGGGGGTCTACCCAGTGAGCACAATGGTCTCCGTCTACAGTCAGTTCGTCACCACAACAGATACTGTTAAATACTGGCAGACCATCACCCACGTGGCTGTCACTCATGAG ATCCAGACGGTCCCTGTGGTATCTACCCAAGAACTAGTGCAGGATATAGTAACTACAATCACCCAAATTGTAACTACTACGGTTACTTCCACCACCGCCGGATACTATGCTTAA